Genomic segment of Arachis hypogaea cultivar Tifrunner chromosome 16, arahy.Tifrunner.gnm2.J5K5, whole genome shotgun sequence:
atacatttttaaaaaagtttaccAAATCAAACTAAATTTAGAACCTTCATTGGAAGTGCAACAAATACTACCACACTTATAATGGAACGAAAAATGTGAAAGATGGATGAACACATGATAATCTTAacaaagaataaggaaaagaaaaaagaatttcgtattttgtttaatttaaaatttaaacaaagaaagaaCTAAGTCAATCAAACAAATGAAATGCAATAAGACATTCCAGCTTGTATTTCTCTTTAAAAGAATAAGGAACACATATTACAAATTTATAATAATCCTATCACAACCCACATACGATGGaccatatatttatatttagcccttatatttattatatatagaaaCAGGAACCCACTTAACTATTTTCAAGTTGAATTCCACGTGTCagaaaatgtttggattaataccTCCAGATTCTGTCATTTGAAAGTTGACTTTGTCGTGGTGACAAATTCATCAAGGTGGCAGAGTTGAACGGTTTACATCTCCATAATCAAGTTTCGCATAAAATGTCCAGTCTTACTAGAACTTGAATTTATCTTTGTCCCATGTTGACTGTAAACATTGTAGGACTTGGTGATTTCTTGTTCTGcatactttatttatttgaatGATAAACACTTAAACAGCAATGTTTTATATAAACCTATGACTCATGTTACAAAGGTATTAATATTATTTGCTTAAagtgaaagaaattaaaaaaccAGGATCAGATTCCACTGCCTTAACATTCAACCTCGGTACCTCATGCAGAGAAAACTATTGCTAAAAGTATCATAGCAAAGTCAATGGAATAAAATTCAAAGACCAGATAATTAAATTGCAACCTATACATATTTGACAAGTTTGAGTTTAGAGAATACAAATAGACAAGAGGTTTGAGCTACATACCAGAGTATTTGTTGGCACTCGGCACTGACATTTCCCAATTAAATCTGCAAAAGCAAATCCTATAGtccaattaaaaaattttcattagGAAATCAAATGGAAATCAACACAGATTTCAGTATGCTACAGGAATAAGGTACAATAAATATGACTATAAAGTAAACTAGTCTCAAAACTGGTTGTGGCATTTCTTAAGAGTTGCTCTTTAAAGCTGTCTGATTTTCATCATTACGAAGTTGTTGGAATTTTCTGTGCTTGGCAGCTCTAAGGTCAAGAATGCTGGGAGGTATTGGTTTTATGGAGCCATGCAAGTACACCAGATGAAAGAAATCTTGAGAGAGAGAACCCATACGTTTATTCGGTCTGCCACCCAGAAATTGGTAATTCCATGGTGCTTCTCTGAAAGCCCACCAAGAACAAATATCCTTGCTGCAGACCTCGCTTTGTCTGCAGTTTCGGCCCATATCGTACTCAACTGAAATATTGTAAAACAAGTTAAAACAGCAACCAAAAAGAACCAATGAAGCAAATAAAAAGGAGTGAGGAAACTTAAGGAAAGCAAGTGgaaattttatcttatttgatcacTCCCAAACCAAATTTCATCAGCTGCACGGGAAGCTAGTTGAACGGTAATATGATCTAGGACAGATTATTGACTGCATGACATTAGTAGTTACAAATTAGAGAAACAATGAAAGGCTCTAAACACAATTCTGTAAAAGTGCAATGTAATGCAGTTTAATTGGTCTAAGCAAAGAATCCATACGTGAGCATTCCTTCGTTAAATTTGATAGGATCCATCTTCACCCGCACATAACCTAATTCCCTACCAGCTCTGGGAGCAATTGTGACCTGCATCAAAAGCAACATAAAGCTAAAATGTCAATTTTTTCTACCAACAATCAATCAGATAAGGTGAGATTATGTCAATTACAAAGTGGATATAGTGTAAATTCCATACAAACTCGATATTTTTAAGATCAGGGAAGTTCACAGCTATGACAACCATTGCAGCCTCATTAATAGCTACTTGCTTCCAAGTCTCCATGCTTCTCTCCTTTTTATCCAGCATTCCTCTTTCTTCCATTTGTGCAGCTTGTAACAAGTCATCAGTAGTAATCTGCCACAATGAAAAGTAGTAAATAAAAGTATGCAAGCTACAATTGGTGGTCTGAGTATTAAATCCTTTTCAATAGGAGATATTACCTCAGTCCTTGAATCCCGCATCATGTTGATGGCAGCAACCTCAACTATGTTAGCTAACTCTGCACCGACTATGCCATCATTCCTCCTAGCAACAGCAAAATAGTCCACATCTTCTGCCATTGGATTTTTATGAGCATGGACCTATCAAAGTATCACAAGGGAAAGGAAGAAGATTAGTCAAAAATCACAATGGCCAAGTTTTGAAAGGATAACCATAAACAGTATTGTATACTTGAGAAAATTGAAGCCTGAAGTTGAAAACCACAGATGTAACATAGTAGAGGAGGAGCAGGTCTGATGTTTAGAGTTTCAACGATTTGTTTAGGGAGATATTTGTTGAGTAGATTTAAATTCCATTCACTTAAGTTATTTACAAATTGTATTGCTGAGAGATTTTTCTCTGTATCTGAAACTGTTACTATTGCAAGCTTTATAAGCTTCCATCTCCTTTCATCCACTCATCCTTCCAAAAGATAATTTGCTCCCCAATGTCTAAGGCCTACCCAATTTTCTCATCCAATTTCCTTTGTATTTAGCAAGTTTCTTTCATAGAGCTGAGTTCGATCTTTTGCTGACCATATCCTACCTTAATGGCTCCCCTTTATTGTACTTATGAAAAAAGACTTGAACCTATAATGATTTAGTCTCCATCCTTAGTCTCTAGTGAATTTTTAGGAGGAAAGCTTCATTAACAACTTGTAATTTTCTGCACCCCAGTCGTCCTTGTTCTTTGGGGAGGCATAATGTTTTCCAACTGATGTGAAGAAATTTTCTCTGCTCTTACATTTCTCTCCATATGAATTTTTGCTGTAATTTCTCTATCTCCTTGCAAATCCCGTTATGCACCTTGGAATGTTGCATTTCAAAGTTCACTATAGAACTCAAGACTGATTTGGCTAGGGTaactctcccaaccaatgaaagGCATTGAGCTTTCCACCCTTGCAATTTCTTTGACTCGATCCAAAACATTTTTGAACTTTTCTTGCCCTTCCTTTGGTTTGTGAGTTTGACTCCTAGGTATCTCCTTAGACATTGCTGCTCTTGAAAATGGCATTTTCTTTTAATagttttcctttattttcttttgacaTTGTTCGAGAAAACAATGGTGATTTTTGGCCTCGCTAATTTTTAGTCCTGATGCACTGCAAAATCAATCTATAGTTCTCTCTATGTTCTCCATCTGTTCCATGTTAACCTCCGTAAAATCAATTAATCATCAGCGAAAAGGAGGTGTAAAATGGCTAGTCTATTCTGACCAACTCTGATAGGCTTCCATCTTAGCTCCTCCACGCTGTCCTTTATAGCTTGAAAGAGCTTGTCCATAACTATGACAAAGAGGTAAGGGGATATTGGTTCCTCTTGTCTAATATCTCTTGAAGGAGTAAAATCATTTGTTTTTGTTCCATTCCAAAGAACATTATAAGTGACTATAGAGATACAAGTCATAAGGATCTTGCTGAGATAGTCTAGAATCCCAAACTCTTTAAGACAATCCTGAAAAAACTCTC
This window contains:
- the LOC140179723 gene encoding probable inactive ATP-dependent zinc metalloprotease FTSHI 2, chloroplastic isoform X2, coding for MAEDVDYFAVARRNDGIVGAELANIVEVAAINMMRDSRTEITTDDLLQAAQMEERGMLDKKERSMETWKQVAINEAAMVVIAVNFPDLKNIEFVTIAPRAGRELGYVRVKMDPIKFNEGMLTQ
- the LOC140179723 gene encoding probable inactive ATP-dependent zinc metalloprotease FTSHI 2, chloroplastic isoform X1 codes for the protein MAEDVDYFAVARRNDGIVGAELANIVEVAAINMMRDSRTEITTDDLLQAAQMEERGMLDKKERSMETWKQVAINEAAMVVIAVNFPDLKNIEFVTIAPRAGRELGYVRVKMDPIKFNEGMLTYGFFA